In Amycolatopsis solani, a single window of DNA contains:
- a CDS encoding helix-turn-helix transcriptional regulator — MASWTFLSNHAHVLLCVAADPDRTLHDIATRVGITERGVQLILGDLIEEGYLERHRIGRRNHYEIHPEGRLRHPLESHHRVADLVAALGLEPGGLAAPE; from the coding sequence ATGGCTTCGTGGACGTTCCTGAGCAACCACGCGCACGTCCTGCTGTGCGTGGCCGCGGATCCCGACCGGACCCTGCACGACATCGCCACCCGGGTGGGGATCACGGAACGCGGGGTGCAGCTCATCCTCGGCGACCTGATCGAGGAGGGCTACCTCGAACGCCACCGCATCGGCAGGCGCAACCACTACGAGATCCACCCGGAGGGCAGGCTGCGCCACCCACTGGAGTCCCACCACCGGGTGGCCGACCTGGTGGCGGCACTCGGCCTGGAGCCGGGAGGGCTCGCAGCGCCGGAGTGA
- a CDS encoding TerC family protein, with product MIVPFWAWLAVLGVILAMLAVDLAAHRRAHVVGVREALAWSGVWVTLGVAFGAVVWWVWGAEFAGQYFAGYVIEKSLAVDNVFVFAIIFGYFAVPREHQHRVLFYGVLGALVFRAVFIAAGSALIASFAWILYVFGAFLVVTGVRMAVHREEEVDYERNIVLRAFRRVVPSTDRHHGARFLVREGGRWVATPLLAVLVLIEVVDVVFAVDSIPAIFAVTREPFLVFTSNAFAVLGLRAMYFLLADVMHRFVYLKFGLALVLVWVGVKMLLLEVWKIPTALSLGVVAAILATAVGASLLKTRANAGSP from the coding sequence GTGATCGTTCCCTTCTGGGCCTGGCTCGCCGTGCTCGGGGTCATCCTGGCGATGCTCGCCGTCGATCTGGCCGCCCATCGCCGGGCGCACGTCGTCGGGGTCCGTGAAGCCCTGGCCTGGTCCGGCGTGTGGGTGACGCTGGGGGTGGCCTTCGGCGCCGTCGTCTGGTGGGTCTGGGGCGCGGAGTTCGCGGGCCAGTACTTCGCCGGCTACGTCATCGAAAAGTCGCTGGCGGTCGACAACGTCTTCGTCTTCGCCATCATCTTCGGGTACTTCGCCGTTCCCCGCGAGCACCAGCACCGCGTGCTGTTCTACGGCGTGCTCGGCGCGCTGGTGTTCCGCGCGGTGTTCATCGCGGCGGGCTCGGCGCTGATCGCGAGCTTCGCCTGGATCCTCTACGTCTTCGGGGCTTTCCTGGTCGTCACCGGCGTGCGGATGGCGGTGCACCGCGAGGAGGAAGTCGACTACGAGCGCAACATCGTGCTGCGCGCGTTCCGCCGGGTCGTCCCCTCGACCGATCGCCACCACGGCGCCCGGTTCCTCGTCCGCGAAGGCGGCCGCTGGGTGGCGACGCCGCTGCTCGCCGTCCTGGTGCTGATCGAGGTCGTCGACGTCGTCTTCGCGGTCGACTCGATCCCGGCGATCTTCGCGGTGACGCGGGAGCCGTTCCTCGTGTTCACGTCGAACGCCTTCGCCGTCCTCGGCCTGCGGGCGATGTACTTCCTGCTGGCCGACGTCATGCACCGGTTCGTCTACCTCAAGTTCGGGCTGGCGCTGGTGCTGGTCTGGGTCGGGGTGAAGATGCTGCTGCTGGAGGTCTGGAAGATCCCGACGGCGCTGTCGCTGGGCGTGGTGGCCGCGATCCTCGCGACAGCGGTCGGCGCCAGTCTCCTGAAAACAAGGGCGAACGCCGGCTCGCCGTAA
- a CDS encoding GNAT family N-acetyltransferase yields the protein MEIRSTTGEDLDAFVATFHTALGRFPDTPGPDGGVWWSALEMDRNLLAVAPDGRPVGTAGAYSFELTLPGEIVAPVTGVTAVGVLPSHRRRGVLTAMMRRQLADLRARGEFLSVLLASEAAIYRRFGYGPATYTQQLTVPRHQAEPALPRARTAAAAPGSIEVRPRAECVETMAEVYDAYRRAQPGALSRPPRWWSSGAGKPPISPVPRYVAVHRDADGVADGYASYSVGGPRTLTVDETITTDDAVFTALARFALGHDLVSDVVFKHVPPGHPLRWQFADFRAGQVGDDTDWLWVRLLDVPRALTARGWAADGELVLDVTDPFLAERNRYLLTVRDGKAECGLTDREPDLSLDVSDLGSIYLGGTVPGTLVRAGHVEAHHPAAAAVADALFRPERAPHCLHWF from the coding sequence ATGGAGATCCGCTCGACCACCGGCGAGGACCTCGACGCCTTCGTCGCCACCTTCCACACCGCGCTGGGGCGCTTCCCGGACACCCCGGGCCCGGACGGCGGGGTCTGGTGGTCGGCGCTCGAAATGGACCGCAACCTGCTGGCCGTCGCGCCGGACGGGCGGCCCGTCGGCACCGCGGGCGCGTACTCCTTCGAGCTCACCCTGCCCGGCGAGATCGTCGCCCCGGTGACCGGGGTGACCGCCGTCGGGGTGCTGCCCTCGCACCGGCGGCGGGGCGTGCTCACCGCGATGATGCGGCGTCAGCTCGCCGACCTGCGCGCCCGCGGGGAGTTCCTCTCCGTGCTGCTGGCCTCCGAAGCCGCGATCTACCGCCGGTTCGGCTACGGGCCAGCGACCTACACGCAGCAGCTGACCGTGCCGCGCCACCAGGCCGAGCCGGCCCTCCCCCGGGCCCGTACCGCCGCGGCGGCGCCCGGCTCGATCGAGGTGCGGCCGCGTGCCGAATGCGTCGAGACCATGGCCGAGGTCTACGACGCCTACCGCCGCGCGCAGCCCGGTGCGCTGTCGCGGCCGCCGCGCTGGTGGAGCTCGGGCGCGGGGAAGCCCCCGATCTCGCCGGTGCCGCGGTACGTCGCCGTCCACCGCGACGCCGACGGGGTCGCCGACGGCTACGCCAGCTACTCGGTCGGCGGGCCCCGCACCTTGACTGTCGACGAAACCATCACCACCGACGACGCCGTCTTCACCGCGCTGGCCCGCTTCGCGCTCGGGCACGACCTGGTGTCCGACGTCGTGTTCAAGCACGTGCCGCCCGGGCACCCGCTGCGCTGGCAGTTCGCGGACTTCCGCGCCGGCCAGGTCGGCGACGACACGGACTGGCTCTGGGTCCGCCTGCTCGACGTCCCCCGCGCGCTGACCGCCCGCGGCTGGGCGGCCGACGGCGAACTGGTCCTCGACGTCACCGACCCGTTCCTCGCCGAGCGGAACCGCTACCTGCTGACCGTCCGGGACGGCAAGGCCGAATGCGGCCTGACGGACCGCGAACCCGACCTGTCCCTGGACGTGAGCGACCTGGGTTCGATCTACCTCGGCGGCACGGTCCCGGGCACGCTGGTGCGCGCCGGCCACGTCGAGGCCCACCACCCGGCGGCGGCCGCCGTCGCGGACGCGCTCTTCCGGCCCGAGCGCGCGCCGCACTGCCTGCACTGGTTCTAG
- a CDS encoding Acg family FMN-binding oxidoreductase: protein MSRPLPSVFDQALASAVRAPSPHNTQPWRFAVRPDTVEVWLDRERVLAVADPAGREARLACGAAAFNLQICLRANGFATLVRMLPDPAEPALAVTVRLDGNQKSTAAERRLAEAVFRRHTNRRPLLDKAVPPAARVALKAAALDEGGQLEFLDASGRYTPVASLVRQAEALQAEDPEFRRETAFWTQRDASSPDGVPKTASGPPPRGHGVVSLRASHENRDLPEREYEREPLLGVLLTRDHGPYAEVRAGMAMQRVLLTATAEGLATSFLSQPFETPRTREALAALFAGLGQPHTLLRIGYGYPARLTARRPVEDVLTRHGDVNA from the coding sequence ATGAGCCGACCCCTGCCGAGCGTGTTCGACCAGGCCCTCGCCTCCGCCGTGCGCGCGCCTTCGCCGCACAACACCCAGCCGTGGCGGTTCGCCGTCCGGCCGGACACCGTCGAGGTGTGGCTCGACCGCGAGCGGGTCCTCGCGGTCGCGGACCCGGCCGGGCGGGAGGCGCGGCTCGCCTGCGGGGCCGCCGCGTTCAACCTGCAGATCTGCCTGCGGGCCAACGGGTTCGCCACGCTCGTGCGGATGCTGCCGGACCCGGCCGAGCCCGCCTTGGCCGTGACGGTCCGGCTCGACGGCAACCAGAAGTCGACCGCCGCCGAACGCCGGCTCGCCGAGGCCGTCTTCCGCCGGCACACCAACCGCCGTCCGCTGCTGGACAAGGCGGTGCCGCCCGCGGCGCGCGTGGCGCTCAAAGCCGCGGCCCTGGACGAGGGCGGGCAGCTCGAATTCCTCGACGCCTCCGGCCGGTACACCCCGGTGGCGTCGCTGGTCCGCCAGGCCGAAGCACTCCAGGCGGAAGACCCGGAGTTCCGGCGGGAGACGGCCTTCTGGACCCAGCGCGACGCCTCGAGCCCCGACGGAGTCCCGAAAACCGCGTCCGGGCCGCCGCCGCGCGGCCACGGCGTCGTGTCGCTGCGCGCCTCGCACGAAAACCGGGACCTGCCCGAGCGCGAGTACGAGCGGGAGCCGCTGCTCGGCGTGCTGCTGACCCGCGACCACGGGCCGTACGCGGAAGTCCGGGCCGGGATGGCGATGCAGCGCGTGCTGCTCACCGCGACCGCGGAGGGCCTGGCGACGTCGTTCCTGTCGCAGCCGTTCGAGACCCCGCGGACGCGGGAGGCGCTCGCCGCCCTGTTCGCGGGGCTGGGCCAGCCGCACACCCTGCTGCGCATCGGCTACGGCTACCCGGCCCGGTTGACGGCGCGCCGTCCGGTCGAGGACGTGCTCACCCGCCACGGCGACGTGAACGCCTAG
- a CDS encoding LacI family DNA-binding transcriptional regulator — translation MTNPRGAVTITDVANAAGVSASTVSYVITGKRTISPATRRRVEETIRTLGYRRRGGSPAPLAARAGVLAVAVALDSHPGAAMEFFAAAAGAARDLGFDLLLVTDDTGTAGLHRVTSAGLADAVIVLDAGDDDPRIPVLLASGRPAILVGRHRGPAAVPLDFAPAGQACATHLAGLGHRSIAHLTPSAGNRLRYLAGFRESVAHRGLEALSRPCGPEDVPRCLDELLPGPTALVVHDEAVLPVLLADLGRRGLRVPADVSVVAVCSATVATRQRSHPTAVVIPAPELGVRAVELAVHRLDGAGELEQEPVTPALVIGETTGPPAG, via the coding sequence AACGCGGCCGGGGTCTCGGCGAGCACGGTGTCGTACGTGATCACCGGCAAGCGGACGATCTCCCCGGCGACGCGGCGGCGGGTCGAGGAGACCATCCGCACCCTCGGCTACCGGCGCCGCGGCGGCTCGCCGGCCCCGCTCGCGGCCCGGGCCGGCGTGCTCGCGGTCGCGGTAGCGCTGGACTCGCACCCGGGCGCGGCGATGGAGTTCTTCGCCGCGGCCGCCGGCGCCGCCCGCGACCTCGGCTTCGACCTGCTCCTGGTCACCGACGACACGGGCACGGCGGGCCTGCACCGGGTGACGTCGGCCGGGCTGGCCGACGCGGTGATCGTGCTGGACGCCGGCGACGACGACCCGCGCATCCCGGTCCTGCTCGCCTCCGGGCGCCCGGCGATCCTGGTCGGCCGCCACCGCGGCCCGGCCGCCGTCCCCCTGGACTTCGCCCCGGCCGGCCAAGCCTGCGCCACCCACCTCGCCGGCCTCGGCCACCGCTCGATCGCCCACCTCACCCCATCGGCCGGGAACCGCCTCCGCTACCTGGCGGGCTTCCGCGAATCCGTCGCCCACCGGGGTCTGGAAGCGCTTTCCCGGCCGTGCGGTCCTGAGGACGTCCCGCGCTGCCTGGACGAGCTGCTGCCCGGGCCGACGGCCTTGGTCGTGCACGACGAAGCCGTGCTGCCCGTGCTACTGGCCGACCTTGGCCGTCGTGGGTTGCGGGTGCCGGCGGACGTGTCGGTCGTGGCGGTGTGCTCGGCCACGGTGGCGACCCGGCAGCGGAGCCACCCGACCGCGGTGGTCATCCCGGCACCCGAGCTGGGCGTGCGGGCGGTGGAGCTGGCGGTCCACCGGCTGGACGGGGCGGGCGAGCTGGAGCAGGAGCCGGTGACGCCCGCGCTGGTCATCGGCGAGACCACGGGCCCACCCGCCGGTTGA